The following proteins are encoded in a genomic region of Thermoplasmata archaeon:
- a CDS encoding GNAT family N-acetyltransferase, which translates to MPSLTPPVAAKDRAAVERFLEQDAVSTAVVWNRAFDMEGTKELFADGDPVRGVLAVARPEWAGGAAGIAMHATAPEAAQGLMTAWPHGEVFFHLTEEWMLSLVEPHAESIDGGVFWLFRLDPDDLVDRGSQGVEPLDPKWAELVGRVWDPDWSDAGAYVRKRIEAGHAFAVYDAGKPVAWAFTHFETPRVSMMGFLHVLEPHRRKGYARAVASALIRDILDRGKIPALHVKTDNVASLELTASLGFHRVKKQVWADAVMR; encoded by the coding sequence ATGCCATCCCTCACGCCGCCCGTCGCCGCGAAGGACCGTGCCGCCGTCGAGCGATTCCTGGAGCAGGACGCCGTCTCGACCGCGGTGGTCTGGAACCGCGCCTTCGACATGGAAGGGACGAAGGAGCTGTTCGCGGACGGCGATCCGGTGCGAGGCGTGCTCGCGGTCGCACGGCCCGAGTGGGCCGGGGGCGCCGCGGGCATCGCGATGCACGCGACGGCACCCGAGGCGGCCCAGGGCTTGATGACCGCCTGGCCCCACGGGGAGGTGTTCTTCCATCTCACCGAGGAGTGGATGCTCTCCCTGGTCGAGCCGCACGCGGAGTCGATCGACGGCGGCGTGTTCTGGTTGTTCCGCCTCGACCCCGACGACCTCGTCGACCGTGGATCGCAGGGCGTCGAGCCGCTGGACCCCAAGTGGGCGGAGCTCGTCGGACGTGTCTGGGACCCGGACTGGAGCGACGCCGGAGCGTACGTCCGCAAACGCATCGAGGCGGGTCATGCGTTCGCGGTGTACGACGCCGGGAAGCCCGTGGCCTGGGCCTTCACGCACTTCGAGACGCCCCGGGTCAGCATGATGGGCTTCCTCCACGTTCTGGAGCCGCACCGGCGGAAGGGCTACGCAAGGGCCGTGGCCTCGGCCCTGATCCGCGACATCCTGGACCGCGGCAAGATCCCCGCGCTCCATGTGAAGACGGACAATGTCGCGTCCCTCGAGCTCACGGCGAGCCTCGGCTTCCACCGCGTGAAGAAGCAGGTGTGGGCGGACGCGGTGATGCGATGA